The nucleotide sequence CCGATCAGATCGAAGCGCTGCGCGTGCACGGGCAGATCCGGGACCAGCAAATAGGCCACCACCAGGCCGGCCAGGCCGATGGGGATGTTGACGAAGAAAATCCACTCCCAGCCCAGACCGCTGACCAGGACCCCACCAATCAGCGGTCCGACCAGGCTGGCGACGCCGGCCGCGGCTCCCCACAGGCTCAGGGCGGCGCCGCGGCGGGTTGCCGGGAAGATGCGGGTGATGGTCGACAAGGTCTGCGGCGTCAGCAGCCCGGCACCGATGCCTTGCACCGTCCGAGCGGCGATCAGCATGGCGGCGGTGCCGGCCAGGCCACACCACATCGATGCGGCGGTGAACACCGACAAGCCGATCAGGTAGAGGTTCTTGGGACCGAACCGGTCGCCGAGCCGGCCCGCCACCAGCAACACCACCGCATAACCCAGCAGGTAGGAGCTGGTCACCCAGACGACGTCGGCATAGCCGATATGCAGCTCAGCCATGATGGTCGGGTTGGCGATCGAGACGATGGTCGAGTCCAACATGATCATGAAGAAGCCGATCATCATCGCCGACAGCGCGTTCCACGGGTTCCCCGAGTAGCCGTTGTCGAGCACTCGACTGGTCACCGCGGTCATGTACGCACCTCGTTTCGGCTCCTGACGGTTGGTCTGAGGTCGCCCAGGAGTCCAGCGTGCATTATTCCGGGTGCGCCAAGGGGCCGTTCGGTCACCCAGGGGCCGCCGAATCATTGCCGCGGGCGACTCTTGCCCGGTCCGTTACTTCAGTCGGTCTGCAATTCGCGCGCCGGGCGCTAGCCTGAAGGGAAGTCGTTCTCTAGAGAGGCAACATGAGCGCCCGACGAACAAGACAGTCCGAGCCGGCCGCGCAGCCGACCGGGATCATGGGCCGGCCCAAAGCGTCAACGCGGGCATTGGCGCAGGTCATCGAGCGGAGTTCGCACATACAGAGCCCGGCGGCGGAGGCATATGTGGCCCGACTGCGTCGCGCCCATCCGGCGGCCAGCCCGGCCGAGATTGTCAGCAAGATCGAGAAGCGGTTCCTGGCTGTGGTCACCGCCAGTGGAGCCGCCGTGGGCGCGGCAGCGACGTTGCCCGGGATCGGGACCCTGGCCGCGTTGTCTGCGGCCGCCGGAGAGACGGCGGTATTCCTCGAGGCCACCGCGCTGTTGGTACTCGCGCTGGCGTCGGTCTACGACATTCCGCTCGATCACCGGGAACGGCGGCGCGCGCTGGTCTTGGCGGTGCTGGTCGGCGACAACAGCAAGAATGCGGTGGCCGAGGTGATCGGGTCCGGCCGCACGAGCGGGGTCTGGGTATCGGAATCGATGGCCTCGCTGCCGCTGCCGGCCATATCGAAGTTGAACACGCGAATGTTCAAGTACTTCGTCAAGCGTTTCGCGCTCAAGCGTGGCGTGCTGTTGTTCGGCAAACTGCTGCCCGCCGGCATCGGGGCGATCATCGGCGCGATCGGCAATCGCTTGGTCGGCAGGAAGCTGGTCCGCAATGCCCGCTCGGCGTTCGGCGCCCCGCCGGCACGCTGGCCGGTGACCCTGCATGTACTGCCCAACGTTCGTGATGCCAGCTAGCGCTGCTTGACTGGTCTCTCTGGCGAATCGTCAGCAAAGCGTTAGCCTTTATGGGGCGAGACGTTCCGAACCGCCGGGGATGTGAAGCGCCCCGCCAATCCGGGGCTGGAAGAAGTCGCAGGCGTCGCGCGTTGGCGCTTGCAGGACGTTTAGAACAAGGAATTGAGGCGAACAGCGGCCGTGGCCAACATAAGTTCACCATTCGGACAAAACGAATGGCTGGTCGAGGAGATGTACCGCAAGTTCCGCGACGACCCTTCGTCGGTCGATCCAAGCTGGCACGAGTTCCTGGTTGACTACAACCCCGAGTCGACTCAGGAAGCGACGGAACCCACCGTGGAAAAGCCCGCCGTAGCCCCGGCGAAGCCCGCCGCCGCTCCGGCGAAGCCCGCGCCCGCACCGGCGCCCGCCAAACCCGCCGCCGGCCCGCCCGCGGCGGGTAACGGCTCGCCCGCCGCGGCACCCAGCGCCAAGCCAGCCGCGGCTCCAGCAAAGGCTCCCGCGCCGCCACCCGCCGAGGGCGACGAGATGCAGGTGCTGCGCGGCGCCGCCGCGGCGGTGGTGAAGAACATGTCCGCATCGCTGGACGTGCCGACCGCAACCAGCGTCCGCGCGGTGCCGGCCAAACTGTTGATTGACAACCGGATCGTCATCAACAACCAGCTCAAGCGCAATCGCGGCGGCAAGATCTCGTTCACGCACCTGCTGGGCTACGCCCTGGTGCAGGCGGTCAAAAAGTTCCCCAACATGAACCGGCATTACCTCGATGTCGACGGCAAGCCAAACGCGGTCACGCCGGCGCACACCAATCTGGGCCTGGCTATCGACCTGCAGGGCAAAGACGGCAAACGCGCGTTGGTGGTGGCCGGGATCAAGCGGTGCGAGACCATGCGGTTCGCGCAGTTCGTCACCGCCTACGAGGACATCGTGCGCCGGGCCCGCGACGGCAAACTGACCGCCGAAGACTTTTCCGGCGTGACGATTTCGCTGACCAACCCCGGAACCATCGGCACCGTGCATTCGGTGCCGCGGCTGATGGCCGGTCAGGGCGCCATCATCGGTGTCGGCGCCATGGAATACCCGGCCGAGTTCCAAGGGGCCAGCGAGGAGCGCATCGCCGAACTCGGTATCGGCAAGCTGATCACTTTGACCTCGACGTATGACCACCGCATCATCCAGGGTGCGGAATCCGGCGACTTCTTGCGCACCATCCACCAGATGCTGCTCGCCGACGAGTTCTGGGACGAGATCTTCCGCGAGTTGAGCATTCCCTACTTGCCGGTGCGCTGGCGCCCCGACAACCCGGACTCGATCGTCGACAAGAACGCCCGGATCATCGAGCTGATTGCCGCCTACCGCAACCGCGGTCACCTGATGGCCGACATCGATCCGCTTCGCCTGGACAAGACTCGCTTCCGCAGTCACCCCGACCTGGACGTGTGCACCCACGGGCTGACGCTGTGGGATCTGGACCGATCGTTCAAGGTCGGCGGCTGCTTTGCCGGACCGCAGAACATGAAGCTGCGCGACGTGTTGTCGATCCTGCGCGACGCCTACTGCCGTCATGTCGGCGTCGAGTACACACACATCCTCGAACCCGAACAGCAGCAGTGGCTGCAGCAGCGCGTCGAGGCCAAGCATGTCAAACCGACTGTGGCCCAACAGAAATACGTGCTGAGCAAGCTGAACGCCGCCGAGGCTTTCGAAACGTTCCTGCAGACCAAGTACGTGGGCCAGAAGCGTTTCTCACTCGAGGGCGCCGAGAGTGTCATCCCGATGATGGACGCCGCGATCGACCAGTGCGCCGAGTACGGCCTGGACGAAGTGGTCATCGGCATGCCGCACCGCGGCCGGCTCAACGTGCTGGCCAACATCGTCGGCAAGCCGTACTCGCAGATTTTCAGCGAGTTCGAGGGCAATCTGAACCCGTCGCAGGCGCACGGCTCCGGCGATGTGAAGTATCACCTCGGTGCCACTGGCGTCTATCTACAGATGTTCGGAGACAACGACATTCAGGTGTCGTTGACCGCCAACCCGTCACACCTGGAAGCCGTGGACCCGGTGCTCGAGGGTCTGGTCC is from Mycobacterium marinum and encodes:
- a CDS encoding multifunctional oxoglutarate decarboxylase/oxoglutarate dehydrogenase thiamine pyrophosphate-binding subunit/dihydrolipoyllysine-residue succinyltransferase subunit → MANISSPFGQNEWLVEEMYRKFRDDPSSVDPSWHEFLVDYNPESTQEATEPTVEKPAVAPAKPAAAPAKPAPAPAPAKPAAGPPAAGNGSPAAAPSAKPAAAPAKAPAPPPAEGDEMQVLRGAAAAVVKNMSASLDVPTATSVRAVPAKLLIDNRIVINNQLKRNRGGKISFTHLLGYALVQAVKKFPNMNRHYLDVDGKPNAVTPAHTNLGLAIDLQGKDGKRALVVAGIKRCETMRFAQFVTAYEDIVRRARDGKLTAEDFSGVTISLTNPGTIGTVHSVPRLMAGQGAIIGVGAMEYPAEFQGASEERIAELGIGKLITLTSTYDHRIIQGAESGDFLRTIHQMLLADEFWDEIFRELSIPYLPVRWRPDNPDSIVDKNARIIELIAAYRNRGHLMADIDPLRLDKTRFRSHPDLDVCTHGLTLWDLDRSFKVGGCFAGPQNMKLRDVLSILRDAYCRHVGVEYTHILEPEQQQWLQQRVEAKHVKPTVAQQKYVLSKLNAAEAFETFLQTKYVGQKRFSLEGAESVIPMMDAAIDQCAEYGLDEVVIGMPHRGRLNVLANIVGKPYSQIFSEFEGNLNPSQAHGSGDVKYHLGATGVYLQMFGDNDIQVSLTANPSHLEAVDPVLEGLVRAKQDLLEHGETDTENQRAFSVVPMMLHGDAAFAGQGVVAETLNLANLPGYRVGGTIHIIVNNQIGFTTAPEYSRSTEYCTDVAKTIGAPIFHVNGDDPEACVWVARLAVDFRQRFNKDVIIDMLCYRRRGHNEGDDPSMTNPRMYDVVDTKRGVRKSYTEALIGRGDISIKEAEDALRDYQGQLEQVFNEVRELEKHGAQPSESVESDQMIPAGLATAVDKSLLARIGDAFLAVPDGFTTHPRVQPVLEKRREMAYEGKIDWAFAELLALGSLVAEGKLVRFSGQDTRRGTFSQRHSVIIDRHTREEFTPLQLLTTNKDGSPTGGKFLVYDSPLSEYAAVGFEYGYTVGNPDAVVLWEAQFGDFVNGAQSIIDEFISSGEAKWGQLSNVVLLLPHGHEGQGPDHTSGRIERFLQLWAEGSMTIAMPSTPSNYFHLLRRHALDGIQRPLIVFTPKSMLRNKAAVSDIKDFTEIKFRSVLEEPTYEDGVGDRNLVNRILLTSGKIYYEMVARKAKDKREDVAIVRVEQLAPLPRRRLRETLDRYPNAKEFFWVQEEPANQGAWPRFGLELPELLPEKLSGVKRISRRAMSAPSSGSSKVHAVEQQEILDTAFG